One segment of Erigeron canadensis isolate Cc75 chromosome 2, C_canadensis_v1, whole genome shotgun sequence DNA contains the following:
- the LOC122588013 gene encoding uncharacterized protein LOC122588013, with protein sequence MELGYVLVIRRTNKNSVKVVNKITLICHHGGPRDKRLVGPPKRSNKIDCPFTLEGRPGRDGGWRVTVKDLRHNHDPTADLHGNAYARQMTEEEKEYVGNQSDHGLYLRQILVNLKHEFPGNLTQRGDITNFLKSKRRSCQAGRTPMQVMFSLLQDKNYFYQFTTNSKNGQLENLFFMHPTSMTLWRAFP encoded by the exons ATGGagttgggttatgttctagtcaTACGGCGAACGAACAAAAACTCGGTAAAGGTGGTTAATAAAATTACACTaatatgtcaccacggtggacCACGCGATAAGAGGTTAGTTGGGCCACCAAAACGGTCCAATAAAATAGACTGTCCCTTTACTTTGGAAGGTCGCCCCgggcgtgatggtggttggagggtAACTGTCAAGGACTTgagacacaatcatgatccaactgCCGATCTGCATGGAAATGCATACGCGAGACAGATGACGgaagaagaaaaggaatatgtgggaaACCAATCGGATCACGGTTTGTACCTACGtcagatcctggtaaacctcaaacATGAATTTCCGGGAAACCTGACTCAAAGAGGAGACATTACCAACTTTCTGAAATCAAAACGAAGGTCGTGCCAAGCTGGAcgtactccaatgcag GTTATGTTCTCATTGCTGCAGGATAAGAACTATTTTTACCAGTTCACTACAAATAGTAAAAATGGACAGTTGGAGAACCTTTTTTTCAtgcatccaacatcaatgaccctatggcgcgCTTTTCCCTAG